Proteins encoded together in one Acanthochromis polyacanthus isolate Apoly-LR-REF ecotype Palm Island chromosome 12, KAUST_Apoly_ChrSc, whole genome shotgun sequence window:
- the myo1eb gene encoding myosin IEb, producing the protein MGSKERYHWQAQNVKVSGVDDMVLLSKINEDAITENLKKRYMDDYIFTYIGPVLISVNPFKQLPYFTEREVELYQGAAQYENPPHIYALADNMYRNMMIDSENQCVIISGESGAGKTVAAKYIMSYVSKVSGGGDKVQHVKDIILQSNPLLEAFGNAKTVRNNNSSRFGKYFEIQFSRGGAPDGGKISNFLLEKSRVVSQNQGERNFHIYYQLLEGASGEQRENLGVTTPDYYYYLNQSGTYTVEDVNDKKEFSDTLGAMSVVGLSMEDQDSVLQLVAGILHLGNISFREENNYAVVESQDFLAFPSFLLGIPQDGLCSKLTSRVMDSKWGGKTESISVTLNTEQACFSRDALSKALYARLFDFLVDCINKAMQKDQEELNIGVLDIYGFEIFQKNGFEQFCINFVNEKLQQIFIELTLKAEQEEYVQEGISWKPIEYFNNKVVCDLIESKLSPPGIMSILDDVCATMHAKGEGADQTLLQKLQGQIGSHEHFSSWNRGFIVHHYAGKVSYDVSGFCERNRDVLFNDIIELMQSSEFPFIRALFPENLEAEKRGRPSTASSKIKKQANSLVQTLMKCTPHYIRCIKPNETKRPRDWEENRVRHQVEYLGLRENIRVRRAGYAYRRVFNKFLQRYAILTKETWPSWRGDERQGVMHLLNSVHMDQDQFQLGKTKVFIKAPESLFLLEEMRERKYNGYARVIQKAWRKHVAVRKYVKMREEASDILLNKKERRRNSINRNFVGDYIGTDNHPEIRQFVGRRERIDFADVVVKYDRRFRTVKRDLILTPKFLYLIGREKVKQGPDKGQIREVLKRKIELNKIQSVSLSTLQDDMFIVHEEEYDSVLQSIFKTEFLSLLVKRYQEKTEKKLPLKFNNLLEFKVKKGNWGPFSSSGSRQIQFQMGQGDEVVLKPSGKVLQVSIGPGLPKNSRPTRKDNRKSRYMGHQAPPIGHYNSAPYSRGIGAPRGGSSSRGSLLRQQSSMEQPTLPRLQNQHRPDSRRNQHHDMGFMNVPDQGAAGLQRRRSKEVKPVPGAGRPKPKPRTPHCRALYAYDAQDTDELSFNADDVIEILTEDPSGWWFGRLRGREGMFPGNYVEKI; encoded by the exons ATG GGCAGTAAGGAGCGCTACCATTGGCAGGCTCAGAACGTGAAGGTGAGTGGAGTGGACGACATGGTTCTTCTGTCAAAGATCAACGAAGACGCCATCACAGAGAACCTGAAGAAGAGATACATGGACGACTACATCTTC ACCTACATCGGTCCAGTTCTGATCTCAGTGAATCCGTTCAAACAGCTGCCATATTTCACCGAGAGAGAAGTGGAGCTGTACCAGGGAGCG GCCCAGTATGAGAACCCTCCTCACATCTACGCTCTGGCTGACAACATGTACAGGAACATGATGATTGACAGCGAGAACCAATGTGTCATCATCAG CGGCGAGAGTGGAGCTGGAAAAACTGTCGCTGCCAAGTACATCATGAGCTACGTGTCCAAAGTGTCAGGGGGAGGAGACAAAGTACAG CATGTTAAAGACATCATCTTGCAGTCCAACCCGCTGCTGGAGGCCTTTGGAAATGCTAAGACCGTCCGCAACAACAACTCCAGCAGATTT GGGAAGTACTTTGAGATCCAGTTCAGTCGAGGCGGAGCTCCTGATGGAGGAAAAATCTCCAACTTCTTACTGGAGAAAAGTCGAGTTGTGTCTCAGAATCAAGGAGAGAGAAACTTCCACATTTACTACCAG CTGTTGGAGGGGGCTAGTGGAGAGCAGAGGGAGAACCTTGGGGTCACGACCCCtgactactactactacctCAACCAATCAGGAACCTACACAGTGGAGGACGTCAACGACAAGAAGGAGTTCTCCGATACTCTG GGAGCGATGTCAGTTGTGGGTCTGTCTATGGAGGATCAGGATTCGGTTCTTCAACTTGTGGCTGGAATCCTTCATCTGGGGAACATCAGCTTCAGAGAGGAAAACAACTATGCTGTGGTGGAAAGCCAGGACT TCCTGGCATTCCCGTCCTTCCTGCTGGGAATCCCTCAGGATGGCCTCTGCAGTAAGCTGACCAGCCGGGTGATGGACAGTAAGTGGGGTGGGAAGACCGAGTCCATCTCCGTCACCCTGAACACCGAGCAGGCCTGTTTTTCCAGAGACGCACTGTCCAAAGCTCTGTACGCCCGACTCTTCGACTTCCTCGTTGAC TGTATCAATAAAGCCATGCAGAAGGACCAGGAGGAGCTGAACATCGGAGTCCTTGACATTTACGGCTTCGAGATCTTCCAG aaaaatggcTTTGAGCAATTCTGCATCAACTTTGTCAatgagaagctgcagcagatttTTATTGAACTCACTCTAAAGGCTGAACAG GAAGAATATGTTCAGGAGGGAATCAGCTGGAAGCCCATCGAATACTTCAACAACAAGGTGGTCTGTGACCTCATCGAGTCCAAACTG AGTCCTCCCGGGATCATGAGCATCCTGGATGATGTTTGTGCCACAATGCACGCTAAAGGTGAGGGGGCGGACCAGACGTTGCTGCAGAAGCTGCAGGGACAAATCGGATCGCACGAACACTTCAGCAGTTGGAACAGAGGATTCATCGTCCACCATTACGCTGGCAAG GTGTCATATGATGTCAGCGGGTTCTGTGAGCGGAACAGAGACGTTCTGTTCAATGACATCATCGAGCTGATGCAGAGCAGCGAGTT TCCGTTCATCAGAGCACTGTTTCCTGAGAATCTGGAGGCAGAGAAAAGAGGGCGACCAAGCACtgccagcagtaaaataaag AAACAAGCCAACAGTCTGGTGCAGACCCTGATGAAGTGCACCCCTCACTACATTCGCTGCATCAAACCAAATGAGACCAAACGGCCCCGAGACTGGGAGGAGAACCGGGTCCGACACCAGGTGGAGTACCTGGGTCTCCGAGAGAACATCCGAGTCCGCCGAGCTGGATACGCCTACAGACGGGTCTTCAACAAGTTCCTGCAGAG GTACGCCATCCTGACCAAAGAGACTTGGCCCAGCTGGAGAGGGGACGAGCGTCAAGGAGTCATGCACCTTCTCAACTCTGTCCACATGGACCAGGACCAGTTCCAGCTGGGGAAGACCAAAGTCTTCATCAAAGCTCCAGAGTCG CTCTTTCTGTTGGAGGAGATGAGGGAGCGGAAGTATAATGGTTATGCTCGAGTCATTCAGAAGGCGTGGCGTAAACATGTCGCCGTTCGCAAGTACGTCAAGATGAGGGAAGAAG CCTCTGACATCCTGCTGAACAAGAAGGAACGCCGCAGGAACAGCATCAACAGGAACTTTGTGGGCGACTACATCGGCACCGACAACCATCCCGAGATCAGGCAGTTTGTTGGCCGCAGGGAAAGGATTGACTTCGCCGATGTTGTGGTGAAATATGACCGAAGATTCAGG ACTGTGAAGCGGGACCTCATCCTGACTCCAAAGTTCCTGTACCTGATTGGTCGTGAGAAGGTGAAACAGGGTCCAGATAAAGGTCAAATCCGGGAGGTTCTCAAAAGGAAGATCGAGCTCAACAAAATCCAGTCTGTTTCCCTGAG caCTCTGCAAGACGACATGTTCATCGTCCACGAGGAGGAGTACGACAGCGTTCTTCAGAGCATCTTTAAGACAGAGTTCCTCAGTCTGCTGGTGAAACGATATcaggagaaaacagagaagaagcTGCCGCTGAAATTCAACAACCT TCTGGAGTTTAAGGTGAAGAAGGGCAACTGGGGTCCGTTCAGCTCCTCGGGGTCCAGGCAGATCCAGTTCCAGATGGGTCAGGGTGATGAGGTGGTCCTGAAGCCCAGTGGGAAGGTCCTACAGGTCTCTATTGGACCGGGTCTGCCCAAGAACTCCA GACCAACAAGGAAGGACAACCGTAAGAGTCGCTACATGGGCCACCAGGCTCCACCTATCGGCCATTACAACTCGG cTCCTTACTCCAGAGGGATCGGGGCTCCAAGAGGAGGCTCCTCCTCCCGAGGCTCCCTGCTGAGGCAGCAGTCCAGCATGGAGCAGCCCACGCTGCCCCGTCTCCAGAACCAGCACCGCCCTGACAGCCGTCGCAACCAACACCATGACATGGGCTTTATGAATGTCCCCGACCAGGGAGCTGCAGG GCTGCAACGGCGACGGTCGAAGGAGGTGAAGCCTGTTCCTGGAGCAGGTCGGCCCAAACCAAAGCCGAGAACTCCTCATTGCCGAGCACTCTATGCCTACGACGCCCAGGACACCGATGAGCTGAGCTTCAATGCCGATGACGTGATCGAAATACTCACTGAAG ATCCATCTGGTTGGTGGTTTGGTCGGCTGCGTGGCAGAGAGGGGATGTTCCCTGGAAACTACGTGGAGAAGATCTAG
- the prune gene encoding exopolyphosphatase PRUNE1, translating into MEEFLTACQRAVKANMGPAAPGFHVVLGNEACDLDSMVSALAYAYFLSKTAHSEMLVLPLLNIRQSELLLRSDNVFLLRQTGLSPDLLLFRDQLDLQALQRDRRLRLTLVDHNVLPSSDSDLEVAVVEVIDHHLQEREPSSSCPVTVETVGSCATLVTERIIQKSPQILDQQLAQLLYAAVVLDCVNMSPAAGKVTPKDSQFAAALETRFPALPPRGALFQALQNAKFDVSGLNTEQMLLKDMKAVSGSLNLAVSVLYVTLEEFLQRAELEADLSGFCQKFGFDLLLLMTISFTENKEPIRELAVFSHSTTCRDQVSQYLEQAHSPALDLSPISCPHRLLSAYQQGNTLASRKKLLPIVKDFLRERDGDSRLADGEEEESGVPPTPMNSLVEGCPLDGGLPSISAQDLEEKFSKMANN; encoded by the exons ATGGAGGAGTTCCTGACGGCATGCCAGCGGGCCGTGAAG GCGAACATGGGTCCGGCGGCTCCAGGGTTCCATGTTGTTCTGGGGAACGAGGCCTGTGACCTGGACTCCATGGTCTCTGCTCTGGCCTATGCCTATTTCCTGTCTAAG acTGCACACAGTGAGATGCTCGTTCTGCCGCTGCTCAACATCCGTcagtcagagctgctgctgcgatCAGATAACGTCTTCCTGCTGCGTCAGACTGGTTTGTCTCCAGACCTGCTGCTGTTCAGGGATCAGCTGGATCTGCAGGCGCTGCAACGAGACAGACGCCTGCGGCTGACACTGGTCGACCACAACGTGCTGCCCAG TTCAGACAGCGACCTGGAGGTGGCGGTGGTGGAGGTGATCGATCACCACCTGCAGGAGAGAGAGCCCTCTTCCTCCTGTCCTGTTACTGTGGAGACGGTGGGATCCTGCGCTACCTTGGTAACTGAACGCATCATACAGAAATCTCCACAGATCCTGGACCAGCAGCTCGCCCAGCTGCTCTACG ctgcggTGGTGCTGGACTGCGTCAACATGTCACCTGCTGCAGGTAAAGTGACTCCTAAAGACAGTCAGTTTGCTGCAGCTCTGGAGACGCGATTCCCTGCTCTGCCACCGAGGGGCGCTCTGTTCCAGGCGCTGCAGAACGCCAAGTTCGACGTCTCAG GTCTGAACACTGAGCAGATGTTGTTGAAGGACATGAAAGCTGTTTCAGGAAGTTTGAATCTTGCCGTCTCTGTTCTCTACGTCACTCTGGAG gaGTTCCTGCAGAGGGCAGAGTTGGAGGCGGACCTTTCAGGTTTCTGTCAGAAGTTTGGATTTgatttgctgctgctgatgacaaTCTCCTTCACTGAGAACAaagagccaatcagagagctcGCTGTGTTCAGCCACAGCACCACCTGCAGGGACCAG GTGAGCCAGTACCTGGAGCAGGCCCATAGCCCCGCCCTCGACCTCAGTCCAATCAGCTGCCCCCATCGTCTTCTCTCAGCCTATCAGCAGG GAAACACACTGGCATCCAGGAAGAAGCTCCTCCCCATTGTGAAGGATTTCCTGAGGGAGAGGGATGGAGACAGTCGCCTTGCAGatggcgaggaggaggagtctgGGGTCCCTCCCACCCCGATGAACAGCCTAGTAGAGGGCTGTCCTCTGGATGGGGGGCTGCCAAGCATCAGTGCCCAGGACCTGGAGGAGAAGTTCAGCAAGATGGCCAACAACTGA